Proteins from a genomic interval of Streptococcus sp. D7B5:
- the rexB gene encoding ATP-dependent nuclease subunit B: MKLLYTDIRTSLTEILTREAEELVAAGKRVFYIAPNSLSFEKERAVLECLSQQASFAITVTRFAQMARYLVLNDLPTKTSLDDIGLGMAFYKCLAELDPKDLRVYGAIKQDPQFIQQLVELYHEMTTAQMNFLDLKSLTDEDKRADLLLIFEQVTAYLNQGQLAQGSQLSHLIEAIENDKVSSDFNKLALVIDGFTRFSAEEEYVVDLLHRKGAEIVIGAYASKKAYSSPFTEGNLYQASVEFLHHLGAKYQTPAQDRSQTHEKIDSFDKASRLLESSYDFSELALDVDEKDSENLQIWSCLTQKEELELVARAIRQKLHDHPELSYKNFRILLGDVASYQLSLKTIFDQYQIPFYLGRSESMAHHPLTQYVESILRLKRYRFRQEDLINLLRTGLYSDLSQADIDAFEQYLRYLGINGMPAFQQTFTKSHHGKFDLERLNALRLRVLAPLETLFASRKQKTENLLQKWNTFLKNATLSKQMQGLTATMETLEQERQAEVWKAFCHVLEQFATVFAGTQVSLEDFLALLHSGMSLSQYRTIPATVDTVLVQSYDLIAPLTADFVYAIGLTQDHLPKIAQNTSLLTDEERQSLNQATEEGAQLLIASSENLKKNRYTMLSLVNAARKQLVLSAPSLLNENESKESAYLQELVHFGFSRIEKKIHHKGLSKDDMGSYHSLLSSLVAYHQQAGSSENEQDVTFVKVLARVMGKKLDQKGLTNPALPTSPSSKPLEKETLQALYPADKEFYLSTSGLTEFYRNEYSYFLRYVLGLQEELRLRPDARSHGNFLHRIFERALKLPDEDSFDKRLEQAIKETSQEREFEAIYQESLEAQFTKEILLDVARTTGHILRHNPAIETIQEEATFGGKDQAFIQLDNGRSVHVRGKVDRIDRLKADGALGVVDYKSSLTQFQFPHFFNGLNSQLPTYLAALKREGEQNFFGAMYLEMAEPVQSLLAVKSLAGAVAEVSKSMKYQGLFLEKESSHLGEFYNKNKANQLTDEEFQLLLDYNAHLYKKAAEKILQGQFAINPYTENGRSIAPYVQQHQAITGFEANYHLGQARFLEKLDLADGKRLVGEKLKQAWFEKMREELNR, from the coding sequence ATGAAATTACTTTATACTGATATTCGGACTTCTTTGACAGAAATCTTGACTAGAGAGGCGGAAGAGCTGGTTGCTGCTGGTAAGCGGGTTTTCTACATTGCTCCCAACTCTCTTTCTTTTGAAAAGGAACGTGCCGTGCTGGAATGCTTGTCCCAGCAGGCTTCTTTTGCTATTACCGTCACGCGCTTTGCTCAAATGGCTCGTTACCTGGTTTTAAATGACTTGCCGACTAAAACTAGTCTTGATGACATCGGCCTTGGGATGGCCTTTTATAAGTGCCTTGCGGAACTCGATCCCAAGGACTTGCGTGTTTATGGTGCAATTAAACAAGATCCTCAATTTATCCAGCAGTTGGTTGAACTTTATCATGAGATGACAACTGCTCAGATGAATTTTTTAGACTTGAAAAGTTTGACGGATGAGGATAAACGAGCAGATTTACTCTTGATTTTTGAGCAAGTAACAGCCTATCTTAATCAAGGTCAGTTGGCTCAGGGAAGTCAGTTATCCCATTTGATTGAGGCTATTGAGAATGATAAGGTAAGTAGTGATTTTAATAAGCTGGCCTTGGTTATTGATGGATTTACCCGTTTTTCAGCTGAGGAGGAGTATGTGGTGGATCTGCTCCATCGTAAAGGTGCCGAGATTGTTATTGGGGCTTATGCAAGCAAGAAGGCTTATAGCAGTCCGTTCACAGAAGGGAATCTCTACCAAGCCAGTGTGGAATTTCTTCATCATTTGGGGGCAAAATACCAAACACCTGCTCAGGATCGTTCTCAGACTCATGAGAAAATAGATAGTTTTGACAAGGCATCTCGTTTGCTGGAGTCTTCTTATGATTTTTCAGAACTTGCTTTAGATGTAGATGAGAAGGACAGTGAAAACCTGCAAATCTGGTCTTGTTTGACGCAAAAAGAGGAGTTGGAGCTGGTGGCTCGCGCTATTCGTCAGAAATTACATGACCATCCAGAACTGAGTTACAAGAATTTTCGCATTCTCTTAGGTGATGTGGCATCTTACCAGCTATCACTGAAAACTATTTTTGACCAGTACCAGATTCCTTTCTATCTTGGTAGAAGTGAATCCATGGCTCATCATCCCTTGACTCAGTATGTCGAATCTATTTTGCGTTTGAAACGTTACCGTTTCCGTCAGGAGGATTTGATTAATCTCCTCAGAACTGGTCTGTATTCTGACCTTAGCCAGGCTGATATTGATGCTTTTGAGCAATATCTCCGCTATCTTGGCATCAATGGCATGCCAGCTTTTCAGCAGACCTTTACAAAATCCCATCATGGAAAATTTGATTTAGAGCGTCTAAATGCTCTTCGTCTGCGAGTTTTGGCGCCACTTGAAACCTTATTTGCGAGTCGGAAGCAAAAGACTGAAAATCTCTTGCAAAAGTGGAATACTTTTCTAAAAAATGCTACTTTAAGCAAGCAGATGCAAGGATTGACAGCTACTATGGAAACTCTAGAACAGGAAAGACAAGCCGAAGTTTGGAAGGCTTTCTGCCATGTTTTAGAACAATTTGCGACCGTTTTCGCTGGTACACAGGTTAGTCTAGAGGATTTCCTAGCCTTGCTCCATTCTGGAATGAGCTTGTCCCAGTATCGCACCATTCCAGCAACTGTTGACACCGTTCTGGTGCAGAGTTACGATTTGATTGCGCCCTTAACGGCTGATTTTGTCTATGCCATTGGTCTGACTCAGGATCATTTACCAAAAATTGCGCAAAACACCAGCCTGTTAACAGACGAAGAAAGACAAAGCCTAAACCAAGCGACTGAAGAGGGAGCGCAATTACTGATTGCAAGTAGTGAAAACCTCAAGAAAAATCGCTATACTATGCTTTCCTTAGTTAATGCTGCCCGCAAGCAGTTGGTGTTATCAGCTCCAAGTCTTCTCAATGAAAATGAGAGTAAGGAATCGGCCTATCTTCAAGAGCTAGTCCATTTTGGATTTAGCCGGATAGAGAAGAAGATTCATCACAAAGGTCTGTCTAAGGATGATATGGGGTCATATCATAGTCTCCTCTCTAGCCTGGTTGCCTATCATCAGCAGGCAGGTTCAAGTGAAAATGAGCAAGATGTCACCTTTGTCAAGGTTTTGGCTCGTGTCATGGGGAAAAAACTAGATCAAAAAGGTCTTACAAATCCAGCACTCCCAACCAGTCCAAGCAGCAAGCCATTAGAGAAAGAGACCTTGCAGGCTCTCTATCCCGCTGACAAGGAGTTTTACCTTTCTACGTCTGGTTTGACGGAGTTTTACCGCAATGAATACAGTTATTTCCTCCGTTATGTCTTAGGTTTGCAGGAAGAATTGCGCCTACGTCCTGATGCTCGCAGTCATGGGAATTTCTTGCATCGTATTTTTGAACGGGCCTTGAAACTGCCTGATGAAGATTCCTTTGATAAGCGTTTGGAACAAGCCATTAAGGAAACCAGCCAAGAACGCGAATTTGAGGCTATTTATCAGGAAAGTTTGGAAGCCCAGTTTACAAAGGAAATTCTACTTGATGTTGCGCGAACTACGGGCCACATCCTTCGTCATAATCCAGCCATTGAAACCATCCAAGAGGAAGCAACATTTGGTGGTAAAGATCAAGCCTTTATTCAATTGGATAATGGTCGGAGTGTCCATGTGCGAGGCAAGGTTGATCGCATTGACCGCCTGAAAGCTGATGGAGCGCTAGGAGTGGTGGACTATAAGTCTAGTTTGACCCAATTCCAGTTTCCTCATTTCTTTAATGGGCTTAATTCCCAACTGCCTACCTATCTTGCTGCCCTAAAAAGAGAAGGGGAGCAGAACTTTTTCGGTGCCATGTACTTGGAAATGGCTGAGCCTGTCCAATCTTTATTAGCTGTTAAAAGTCTGGCAGGAGCAGTAGCAGAAGTCAGCAAGTCTATGAAATACCAGGGACTCTTTTTAGAGAAAGAAAGCAGTCACTTGGGAGAGTTTTATAACAAAAACAAGGCTAATCAGCTGACAGACGAGGAATTCCAGCTCTTACTGGATTACAATGCCCATCTGTACAAAAAGGCAGCTGAGAAGATTTTACAAGGCCAGTTTGCCATCAATCCATACACAGAGAATGGCAGAAGTATTGCCCCGTACGTTCAGCAACACCAAGCCATCACTGGATTTGAAGCCAATTATCACTTAGGACAAGCACGTTTCCTAGAGAAGTTGGACTTAGCTGATGGCAAGCGTCTGGTTGGAGAAAAGCTCAAGCAAGCTTGGTTTGAGAAAATGAGAGAGGAGTTGAATCGATGA
- a CDS encoding HAMP domain-containing sensor histidine kinase yields the protein MIYILISILLLINIILAISLIRYHIAIRDLSRQIEEKIRSGSMKRIGVNFFSKTILRLHNQIENLFQEVEQNQLIMKREKHTLDMAISNIAHDIRTPLTIASGYTQQLIKHPDNSAETLKKIVHHQDLVSKRLEALLEYRHLMEGAVKPKLEELDLSTFITKKTLAYYDVFQSSQIVLDFNVEPGLKTTTDEDLLDRIIQNLLGNVLKHGKEKARLSLKKEDNSLVLKIDNLVKKSIKNIDNLSNRFYSENMSDTEESSGLGLYITEELVHLLGAEMKLATDGEWFSVFIYL from the coding sequence ATGATTTACATTTTGATATCTATATTGCTCCTCATTAACATCATTTTGGCGATTTCTTTGATTCGCTATCATATAGCAATTAGAGATTTAAGCAGACAAATCGAAGAAAAGATTCGCTCTGGTAGCATGAAGAGGATCGGTGTAAATTTCTTTTCAAAGACCATTTTGCGTCTACATAACCAAATTGAGAATCTATTTCAAGAAGTGGAGCAAAACCAGCTAATCATGAAGCGTGAAAAACACACTCTAGATATGGCGATCAGTAATATCGCTCATGATATTCGGACACCTTTGACAATCGCTTCAGGATATACTCAGCAACTAATAAAACATCCCGATAATAGTGCAGAAACCTTAAAAAAAATAGTTCATCATCAGGATTTGGTTTCCAAACGTTTGGAGGCTCTCCTCGAATACCGTCATTTGATGGAAGGAGCAGTCAAACCAAAACTGGAAGAACTTGATTTATCTACTTTTATAACGAAAAAGACTTTAGCTTATTACGACGTTTTTCAATCATCACAGATTGTTCTTGATTTTAACGTTGAACCAGGATTGAAAACGACGACTGATGAGGACTTGCTTGATCGAATTATACAAAACCTTCTTGGAAATGTTCTCAAGCACGGCAAGGAGAAGGCTCGACTTTCTTTGAAAAAGGAAGACAATAGCCTTGTTTTGAAAATTGATAACCTAGTCAAAAAATCTATCAAGAATATAGACAATCTCAGCAATCGTTTTTATTCTGAAAATATGTCAGATACCGAAGAATCCTCTGGTTTAGGTCTCTATATTACTGAGGAATTGGTTCATCTTCTTGGAGCGGAAATGAAGCTAGCCACTGATGGAGAATGGTTTTCAGTCTTTATTTATCTTTAA
- a CDS encoding TraX family protein, with protein MKKWNATQLKYLMAAVMVLDHIPHITGIVSPLWEGIFHALTRCVGVWFAYIAMEGFIYTRNLKNYLIRLWSWALIMFAGNSLLNALFATKGVMVNNNIFFTLAIGVTMLWLGFPSKALDKKEKLWRRIGVAGLLIFGCLFTEGGITMLPFLLISYSCRNRKGLRNLLYAFLWAFLLVTSIQIYDTWHQTLEMMLYNSDWLFVTVFPFMALYNGQRGKETSWSKYFFYIFYPAHLWIITLIAYLVK; from the coding sequence ATGAAAAAATGGAATGCAACGCAGTTGAAGTATCTGATGGCGGCAGTAATGGTTCTGGACCATATCCCTCATATCACCGGAATCGTTTCTCCTTTGTGGGAAGGTATCTTTCACGCCTTGACCCGTTGTGTGGGAGTTTGGTTTGCCTATATAGCTATGGAAGGTTTTATCTATACTCGAAACTTGAAAAACTACCTCATCCGTCTCTGGTCTTGGGCGCTGATCATGTTTGCTGGAAATAGCCTTCTCAATGCCCTATTTGCAACCAAAGGAGTAATGGTCAATAATAATATTTTCTTTACTTTGGCCATCGGTGTCACCATGCTTTGGCTTGGTTTTCCCAGCAAAGCGCTGGATAAAAAAGAGAAGTTGTGGCGTCGGATTGGGGTTGCAGGTCTCTTGATTTTCGGTTGTCTTTTTACTGAGGGTGGTATCACCATGCTACCATTTCTCTTGATTAGTTACTCTTGCCGAAATCGCAAGGGCTTGCGAAATCTCCTATATGCCTTTCTGTGGGCCTTCTTGTTAGTGACTTCCATCCAAATTTACGACACTTGGCACCAAACACTAGAAATGATGCTTTACAATTCTGACTGGCTCTTTGTCACCGTCTTTCCTTTTATGGCCTTGTATAATGGACAGCGAGGAAAAGAAACAAGTTGGAGTAAATATTTCTTTTATATTTTCTACCCAGCTCATCTATGGATCATAACCTTGATTGCTTATTTGGTTAAATAG
- a CDS encoding ATP-binding cassette domain-containing protein: MKTVLEIHGLTKQFGQQAILQDLSLTIKEGDIYGLIGKNGAGKTTLIKIITQLLFADKGTISLFSSQEQNEWTKGLSRVGSVIESPVAHNHLTAYQNLKYYCMIRHIPNADKVIQETLDYVGLSDTGKKVFRDFSLGMKQRLGIAIALLSKPDFLILDEPINGLDPIGIKEFRLMIQRLNQEKGITILISSHILSELYLLANRFGILDQGKIIREISKAEFETLSEDYIVLKTSDKERACQVLKEQIQLQFKVVNPEKEIHIFGNEQDVKQILKQLTLSDVAIDEIYFARQNLEEYFTQLVE; this comes from the coding sequence ATGAAAACAGTACTCGAAATTCATGGACTGACCAAACAATTCGGACAACAAGCTATTCTTCAAGATCTTAGTCTAACCATAAAAGAGGGAGATATTTATGGTCTAATTGGAAAAAATGGAGCTGGTAAAACCACCTTGATAAAAATCATCACACAACTACTGTTTGCGGATAAAGGAACTATTTCCCTCTTTTCTAGCCAAGAACAAAATGAGTGGACCAAGGGCTTATCTCGAGTAGGTTCAGTTATCGAATCACCTGTAGCTCATAATCACTTAACAGCCTATCAAAATCTGAAATATTATTGTATGATCCGCCATATTCCAAATGCTGATAAAGTTATTCAAGAAACACTAGATTATGTAGGTTTGTCTGATACAGGTAAGAAAGTCTTTCGTGATTTCTCGCTAGGAATGAAACAAAGACTTGGTATCGCTATTGCTCTTCTGTCCAAACCCGACTTCCTTATTCTTGATGAACCTATTAATGGTCTCGACCCAATTGGAATCAAAGAATTTCGTCTCATGATCCAGCGGCTAAATCAAGAAAAAGGCATAACCATCCTCATCTCTAGCCATATCTTGTCAGAACTCTATCTCTTAGCTAATCGCTTTGGTATTCTGGATCAAGGTAAGATTATCCGTGAAATCAGTAAAGCTGAGTTTGAAACACTGAGCGAGGATTATATTGTGCTTAAAACAAGCGACAAGGAAAGAGCTTGTCAGGTATTGAAAGAACAAATCCAGCTCCAGTTTAAGGTTGTAAACCCTGAAAAGGAAATCCATATCTTTGGTAATGAACAAGATGTCAAACAGATTCTTAAGCAACTAACTTTGTCCGATGTTGCTATTGATGAGATTTACTTTGCCCGTCAAAACCTAGAAGAATACTTCACCCAATTGGTAGAATAG
- a CDS encoding ABC transporter permease: MIHTIQADFYRLFRSKGFWITEFILFVLMLLGATIGATGHLMSVQAAPPELPTHGWNGIEALINASNNGSNLVFLCIILVCLVLGVDLIGKLYKNSLTVGVSRTEFFLAKFFVLASIALLQLITSLVIAFIPATLLNGLGTMPDGFVTNLLLTISLQFLCLLAWLSIVSFILYLTHSYLAVFIGYLISSIVVSIPILVFPDIEILRYLILDFAYAMTTNSQAILYTITVCVTVILFFSFSGLIIFKKKSL; this comes from the coding sequence ATGATACATACCATTCAAGCAGATTTTTACCGTCTTTTCCGCTCAAAAGGATTCTGGATTACAGAATTCATTCTCTTTGTACTTATGTTACTGGGTGCTACTATTGGAGCTACAGGGCATCTAATGTCAGTTCAGGCAGCACCACCTGAGCTTCCTACCCATGGTTGGAATGGGATAGAAGCTCTAATCAACGCGTCAAATAACGGCTCAAACCTCGTTTTCCTCTGTATTATTCTAGTGTGTTTAGTTCTTGGGGTCGATTTAATCGGCAAGCTTTATAAAAATAGTTTGACAGTTGGCGTTTCTCGTACAGAATTTTTCCTTGCTAAATTCTTTGTACTAGCAAGTATCGCTCTCTTACAACTCATCACCAGTCTTGTGATTGCCTTTATTCCCGCGACTCTACTAAACGGACTTGGTACAATGCCTGATGGTTTTGTTACTAATCTCCTCTTGACGATTTCCCTTCAATTTCTATGCCTACTCGCTTGGCTTTCGATTGTCTCCTTTATTCTCTACCTAACTCATTCTTATCTTGCCGTATTTATTGGTTATCTGATTAGCTCTATTGTCGTTTCTATTCCAATTCTTGTTTTCCCAGACATTGAAATTCTTCGATATTTAATTCTAGATTTTGCCTATGCTATGACTACTAATAGTCAAGCTATTCTCTATACCATCACGGTTTGCGTAACAGTCATACTTTTCTTCTCTTTCAGTGGACTGATTATTTTCAAGAAGAAAAGCTTATAA
- a CDS encoding EVE domain-containing protein, producing the protein MPRYWVGVVSKNHVLRGVEGNSCQVCHGKGGPLNRMKKGDYLLYYSPKYDINGQDKLQAFVAVGKIIDDKAYQVEQFEGFFPFRRNVEYYQPVKDCSIEIARQHPEWRDYTSRLRYGHFEVSKDFFLYIFQHMKVDDEG; encoded by the coding sequence ATACCTAGATATTGGGTTGGTGTTGTTTCGAAGAACCATGTTTTAAGAGGAGTTGAAGGGAATTCTTGTCAGGTCTGTCATGGAAAGGGAGGCCCCTTAAATCGTATGAAAAAAGGTGACTATCTTTTATACTATAGCCCCAAATACGATATAAATGGTCAAGATAAGTTACAGGCTTTTGTAGCCGTAGGTAAAATTATAGATGACAAAGCCTATCAAGTAGAGCAGTTCGAAGGATTCTTTCCCTTTAGACGAAATGTCGAGTATTATCAACCAGTCAAAGATTGCTCCATAGAAATAGCCAGACAGCATCCTGAATGGAGAGACTATACTTCTCGACTTCGTTATGGACATTTTGAAGTTTCCAAAGACTTTTTCCTCTATATCTTTCAGCATATGAAAGTGGATGATGAAGGATGA
- a CDS encoding MarR family transcriptional regulator has translation MSKYHFNSIYKNDETESTGLLFIKVYNKWESNLKRVLKSVGLTLPQFIVLTSLLFLSNREEYVTQVDIARFTGMDVMTVSQIVRLLEKKDYIKRDQHPKDSRAKLVSVTKFGAEKVNLALPLVEGVDEDFFEKLSNDRESFNRMLVELEDKNT, from the coding sequence ATGTCAAAGTATCACTTTAATTCAATTTACAAAAATGATGAAACAGAGTCTACAGGTCTTCTGTTCATCAAAGTCTACAACAAGTGGGAAAGCAACTTAAAAAGAGTCTTGAAATCAGTTGGACTCACTTTGCCTCAATTTATCGTTTTGACTTCGCTTTTGTTTCTGTCTAATAGAGAGGAATATGTAACGCAAGTTGATATCGCTAGGTTCACTGGTATGGATGTCATGACGGTTTCCCAGATTGTTAGACTATTAGAGAAGAAAGACTACATTAAACGTGATCAACACCCAAAGGATAGTCGAGCAAAACTGGTCTCAGTGACGAAGTTTGGTGCAGAGAAGGTCAATCTAGCTTTACCCTTAGTAGAAGGGGTTGATGAAGATTTTTTTGAAAAACTTTCTAACGATAGAGAAAGTTTTAATCGCATGTTAGTAGAACTGGAGGATAAAAATACCTAG
- a CDS encoding Cof-type HAD-IIB family hydrolase — translation MIKLLALDMDGTLLNEAKEIPQAHITAIHRAIEKGVKLVLCTGRPLFGVLPYYKKLGLDLQNEYVIVNNGCSTHQTSDWGLVDWQELSPADIEYLYDLAEKSDVQLTLFDEEHYFVLGGKPNQIVQNDAKLVFSDLTEISLEEATSGKYRMFQGMFLGNEEQTDDFEQRFAEELCQRFSGVRSQPVIYEAMPLGTTKATALSRLAAILKIEPSEIMAMGDANNDIEMLQFAGLGIAMGNASDHVKSLANDVTASNEEEGVARAIEKYIL, via the coding sequence ATGATTAAACTACTTGCCTTGGATATGGACGGAACCCTCCTTAACGAAGCCAAGGAAATCCCGCAAGCCCACATCACTGCCATTCACCGAGCCATTGAAAAAGGTGTCAAACTGGTTCTCTGTACAGGTCGCCCGCTTTTCGGTGTCCTTCCCTACTATAAAAAACTAGGACTGGACCTTCAGAATGAGTATGTCATTGTCAATAATGGTTGTTCAACCCACCAGACCAGTGACTGGGGGCTAGTTGACTGGCAAGAACTCAGTCCAGCTGACATCGAATACCTCTATGACCTAGCAGAAAAAAGCGACGTCCAGTTGACCCTTTTTGATGAGGAACATTATTTTGTACTCGGTGGCAAGCCTAATCAAATCGTTCAAAATGATGCCAAGCTAGTCTTTTCAGACCTGACTGAAATCTCTCTTGAAGAAGCGACTAGTGGCAAGTATCGTATGTTCCAAGGCATGTTTTTGGGCAACGAAGAACAAACAGACGATTTTGAGCAGCGGTTTGCTGAGGAGCTCTGCCAACGATTTAGCGGCGTTCGTTCGCAGCCTGTCATTTATGAAGCCATGCCACTTGGAACAACAAAGGCTACTGCTCTTTCTCGACTAGCAGCGATTTTGAAGATCGAGCCCTCAGAAATTATGGCCATGGGCGATGCCAATAACGATATCGAAATGCTTCAGTTTGCAGGACTTGGCATTGCAATGGGAAATGCCAGCGACCATGTCAAATCCTTAGCCAATGACGTTACAGCCAGCAATGAAGAAGAAGGCGTTGCACGTGCCATTGAGAAGTATATCTTATAG
- a CDS encoding response regulator transcription factor, translated as MASILVIEDNNEIQEILRTLLAEEHEVLQAFSGTEGIMQFDKGGIDLVLLDIMLPGKNGDQVLQAIRQTSQTPVIMLTALSDKKLISQYLLDGANDYIVKPFDLDEVFARVTVQLRQSGEHQSEDRREIDNLVQNFKNIQFDADSFEISSTTETIRLAKKECQILQMLLQHPKKIFTKEELYELIWEESYLPGDNTLNTHLSNLRKKLHQLDPNHEYIETIWGVGVRLKGDK; from the coding sequence ATGGCGAGCATTCTTGTAATTGAAGATAATAATGAAATCCAGGAAATTTTAAGAACCCTTCTTGCAGAGGAACACGAGGTTCTTCAAGCATTTTCTGGCACAGAAGGTATCATGCAATTTGATAAAGGTGGCATTGATCTCGTTTTGCTAGATATCATGCTCCCTGGGAAAAATGGCGACCAAGTCTTGCAAGCTATTCGACAAACTAGTCAGACTCCGGTCATCATGCTTACTGCTTTGAGTGATAAAAAGCTTATCAGCCAATATCTCTTAGATGGTGCCAATGATTATATAGTAAAACCTTTTGATTTGGACGAAGTCTTTGCCAGAGTCACTGTGCAATTACGCCAAAGTGGTGAACATCAGTCAGAAGATCGAAGAGAAATTGATAATCTCGTACAAAACTTTAAAAATATCCAGTTCGATGCGGATAGTTTTGAAATAAGTAGCACAACTGAAACCATTCGCCTTGCAAAGAAAGAGTGCCAGATTCTCCAAATGTTGCTCCAGCATCCTAAAAAGATCTTCACCAAGGAAGAACTCTATGAATTAATTTGGGAAGAAAGTTACCTGCCTGGAGACAATACGCTCAACACCCATCTAAGCAATCTCCGTAAAAAACTGCATCAACTGGATCCAAATCACGAGTACATCGAAACCATTTGGGGAGTTGGTGTTCGATTAAAAGGAGATAAGTAA